The genomic region AGGCAAATAAAAACAAGCCATATAATAGGGAGTGACTGAGGCACAGGGCCATCAGTAAAGACCTCTGTGAAGTGGTGACTTTTAAGTGGAGGTGAGGGATGAGAAGGAAACAGCCATTCAAGGGCCTGGGGGGAAAGTGTTTCAGGCAGAGGTAACAGTCAGTCCAAAGGCTCAGAGCTGGGACCAGCTTGCACAGAGGTGTGGGAGACTGGGTCAGAGAAGAGGGCAAGAAACTGTGCTTTATTCCATTTGTACAGGCATGCCTTGGtctgatttatattttcttttttaagattatatttattcatttatttatagctgtggtgggtctttgttgctgcacacaggctttgctttttctagttgtgacaAGTGAGGAGCTACTCTGTTGTGGTGCGCGGGCCTGTTAGGGTGTATTCtcgtgttgtggagcacaggctctagagtgtgcacgctcagtagttgtggcacaggaagttagttgctccaaggcatgtgggatcatccgagaccagggatcaaacttgtgtcccctacattggcaggcggattcttaaccactggactgccagggaagtcctaacagaTATTAGATGCTAACTAtggacggtgattgcagccatgaaattaaaagatgctagctctTGGgtagaaaagccatgacaaacttagacagcatattaaaaagtagagacatcactttgccaacaaaagtctgtctagtcaaagctattgtttttccggtagtcatgtatgaatatgagagttggaccataaagaaagctgagcacctaagaactgatgcttttgaattgtggtgctggagaaggctcttgagagtcccttcggcagcaaggagatcaaaccagtcaatcctaaaggaaatcaaccctgaatattcattgaaaggactgatgctaaagttccaatactttggccacctgatatgaagagccaactcattggaaaagaccctggtgctgggaaagatggaaggcaaaagaatgaggaggtggtagaggatgagatacAACTGATAAattgtggtggttgttgtttcgctgtttagtcgataagtcatgtccagttcttttgcaactccatggactgtatgtagcccaccaggctcctctgtccaagggattttccaggcaagaataccgaatctggttgccatttcctgctccaagggatcctccccacccagagattgaacctacatctcctgcattgccaggcagattctttactgctgagctaccagggaagcccctcaaaacaacaacaacaacaacaacaaaaaaaaactgtggtAGATCTATCCAATAGAATTCTGTGTCAGTCAGGAtcccagcagaaaagtaattCACACACAAGTAAGATAATTGAGCATTTAATAATAGCACTCTTTACAAAGTGAGGGGTATCCAATGAGGGATGGTGAAGCACCTGTAAACTAGCCACAGAGAGGCTCTGTTACACTCTTATCCTTGAAGGGTCAAAGGGAGAGAGCAGTCCCTGGAACTCGGTAAAACCTATGGGTACAAAAGAAGGCCAACAGGAGTCATGGCCAAAACAAGTTGCACAACCAAGCTCATCAGTGGGGAAGAGGGAAGTAAAATCCTCTCCTAAGGAAAGGACCAGTGggagggaagaaaatattttgaaaataatacaatCTACCACAGACGAGACTTCCAGCAACTCTCCTACCACCATATGGATGATACCAGACAACAGAAGAGACAAAGAGAGCAGAGAGATTGAGAAAACCAgagtcccactccagtattcttgcctggagaatcccaaggacagaggaacctggcaggctactgtccatggggttgcaagagtcagacacgacctagtgactaaactactgctgctgctaaagacatcatcacaacaaaaaaggctgagagctgaagaactgataccttCAAACtgcgatgctggagaagacttgagagtcctttgaacagcaaggagatcaaaccagtcaatcctaaaggaaatcaaacctgaatattcattggaaggactgatgctgaagctgaagctccaatactttggtcacctgatgcgaagagccgactcattggaaaagaccctgatgctgggaaagattgaaggcaggaggagaaggggatgacagaggatgacatggttggatggcatcactgactcaatggacatgagttgagcaaactctgggagatggtgaaggagagggaagcctggcgtgctgcaatccatgggatcacaaagagttggacatgacggagcagctgaacaacaacaaagacatcaTTTAAAGCCTGAATCCAGCATGTCTGTCTGCTCTTGGCCTGCCCCAGAGCTCCTAAAAATAGATTCCCATTTCTGCCTAAATGAATTTGAGTTAGATTTCCATTGCTTACAGCAGTAGAACTACATCTTTTGAGGGAAAGTCTTCATCTAGCTCTGTTACCATCTCCCATCAGTCATGAGCACTGACTCAACTTCCATTGGTTGAAAATCTCAACCAATGAACTTTCCCAAAGGAATCAACTGTCTCCACTAAGAGACAGAGACCAATAACATCATAGCTTCCTAACATTTTAATAggacaatttgaaaatatacagaaaagttgaaTGATTTTGTACAGTAAGTCACTGCCTAGGTTCTGTAACTGGCATTAGtaaatgttagttactcagtcatgtccaactccttgtgacctcccatggactttagcccaccaggcttctctgtccatggaattctccaggcaagaatagtggagtgccAAGAgtagggttgccattcccttctccggggtatctccccaccccagggatcgatcaccaactcaatggacatgaatttcagcaaactcccgGAGGTAGTTTGGtgtggacagaggacagaggagcctggtgtgctgcagttcatggcgggGCCTGAATTGCTAGTGATAATGTCTGTGGACAAGTCCAGGGTTGACAGAACTGCTGCTCAGCCTGGGCCAGCAGCCTGGGCACCAAGGCACTCTGGCTGAGGGATCGTTCTCCTGGAAGTCACTTCTGGTTCCTCAGGCACAGGCGCTGGGAAGCCCTGCAAGGGCCAGAGTGGAGAAGACGGGCAAGGATCAAACCAGGCGAAGATAGGAGTAAGTGGAGGAAAGGGCTGCAGGGGGAGTTGGGGAGGAGCAGTGGGAGGGACCCAGAAGGGGCGGGGCAAGAAGAGGCGGGGCAGCCACTCACCCGTGAGGGGTCAATCTGAGAAGCGGCAGGGAGGGGTGGAGTTTGACCTCCGGCCAGAGGGGCTGAGGTTGGATCCCTGTGAACTGACCTGATGTTACACTTCAATTTAAACACATACATatcgcgcgcgcacacacacacacatcctcccaCACACACGAAGCTGCTGATCCTCCGTGGAGAAGGGACTTTGTGATGCCAGGGGGtgctcccccaccctccactgcCCTTTActcccctccctccgcccccaaCTCCCCAGGGGCTAGGTCACTCTGGACCTTGCTACTTCCTGTTCCTGGCTGCCGCAGTTCAGAGGCTATGGAGCTCTGGAAGAAGCTGAGGCAGGCTGGACTGGTGCCCCCAGGGCTGGGCCCACCCCCGCGGGCCCTGAGGGGAGTCCCCCCAGCGGAGAAGGTGGGTCAGACCCTCGCGTCGCCAGGGGCTGGCGCTGGAGGTGCCAGGGAGAGTCTGCTGTGGATCTGGGAGGAGCTGGTGAGTGAGGGgttcagaggaatcagagatgggggagtggggagtggaGAAATGAATGGGGATGAATGAAAGTAAAAGGTGCCAGAGACTGAAAGACAGAAAGTGAGAGACAGGAATAGAGAAATAGAggcagacacagatacacacagagtgAGACGGAGACGGatagagacacagaaagacacTAAGAGTGACAGACAGTAATAGAGACAGAGAGatccagagacagagaaacaagAGATGGAAAGCAGAGACTGAGAGCCAAAGACAGGCTCATGTTAAATCTGAAAGGCAGAGATGGAGAAAGTCAAAGGCAGGGGcagagaaatagagacagacagaaagacaggATCTAGAAAGACAGAGGGAGACAGCCAAGTAGAGACAGATAACAAGAGAGGGAGACCTAATAAGAGAGATGGAGACTAAGATCAGGACACAGAGAGAGAACAAGAGAGGCGGAGAAAGCGAGGGACAGTGAAATGCAGAGACCATGACCGTGGGAGACAGGACAGAAGCAGGCTGACAGAGTCCAGGGACACAGTGAGGGTCCCACCCGTATGCTGTGGGCCAGGACTGTTAAAGAAAAAGATGACACCTGTTAAAGATGGCAAGGCTGTAGGTATAAAGACCCGCTGTGATGGGATTTTGTAGTAGAGGAGAGAGATTGGGCTGAACCTTGAATATAGCATGGGCAATTGGGAATTGACAGCCAAGGAGCAGAGTCAGGGGATAGAACATTCCTAAGAGGCTGGGGTGTCCCTGGAGGTCTAGTAGTGAAGCCTCAGAGaggttccaatgcaggggatttgagttcgatccctgctgggataactaaggtcccacatgccaagtggcagagccaaaagaggggaaaaaaggaaaattcccaAGAGGCAACCTCaggggtgaggggggagtctGGCTAAACTGATCTagcaggattcttgctgaaggcaggccAGGGTGATCAGCCATCAcctgggggatgggggaggagggaggacgaGGAATCTGATCAGATATGGAAGAGGGTGTTGTTAGTCTCttagtcgagtccaactctttacgaccccatgaactgtagcccgccaggctcctctgtctatggaattctccaggcaagagtactggagtgggttgcctttcccttctccagggaatcttcccgacccagaaattgaaccagggtctcctgcattgcaagcagattctttaccatctgagccaccagggaagcccaaaacatacaaagagggggattcttgctaaaactggATTTTACTGATACAAGGAAGTACTGATGGACCCCGGAAAATGTTCAGGATCCTGACTAAAGTTTGGTAAGGCCAAGAATCTGTGTTGGTACTTGAACTGGGAGCTGCTCCCACTCAGGTTTCTAGGCAGAGGCACACTAACTCTTTGCCGTCTGGAGTGGCACGCCCATGACTGCCGCTTCCCACCCCAGGGGAACCTCCGCCGAGTGGATGTCCAGCTGCTGGGCCAGCTGTGCAGCCTGGGACTGGAGATGGGGGCACTGCGGGAGGAACTGGTGGCCTTCCtggaagaggaggcagaggagaacaccgaggaagaggaggaggaggacagagagCTGAAAGGGAAACTGGAGGGGGCCTCCAGTCCAGTCCCCGGCCACCACCGCCCCCCTGACTTTGAGATGACTATCTGAGGTCCTGCCAGTGTGCTTCCAGTGGACACATGAATGATACGCAAATTTATGTAagaaggcaggggaagggagggattTGCAGGTCAAACTGACCTGCAGATATCCAATTTGGTACTGTCATTTGCTCCTTGAGCAAGTGCTTTCTCTGAAAGTGTCTGAGAGGAGATTGAGGGGTGGGTCCCTGAATGGTGGGTGTGTTTCTAGATGCTGTTGGAGGTTTGCAGAGAAACTGTTGGTGTCTTTGCAAATATGATGTACAGATGGCTGTTAAGCACTTGGAAAGTGGCTAGCTCTGAGGTCTGCTGTAAGTGCTGAATTTCCAAGCTGGGTTTGATAAAAAGAATATTCAGTATTTCAATAATAGTAAAAATtgattatattttgaaatgataatatttgagGTATGCtgggataaataaaaatatgactaaAGCTAATTTCACCTGTTTATTTGTAAATTTCTTTTACTGTGGTAAAACACAGAACATAAAAGTTAccctcttaaccatttttaaagggtcggacacaacttagtgactaaaccaccaccaaagggGAGGTCAGAGTGCCTTTCTCCTATctgttgtttttgtgtttgtatttctttaaataatatttatttatttatttatttttggctgtgctgggtcttccttactgcgtgggcttttctctagttgcagcgagcaggggctactgtctagCTGCCGTGTAcaagtttctcttcttttggaGCACGGACTCTCAAGCatgcttcagtagtttcagcatgtgggctcaggagttggcagttctgggctctagagcacaggctgaatAGTTGTGGTGAACAGGCTGAGTGATCTGCAagcgtgtgggatcctcccagatcagggatcaaacccgtgtctcctgccttgtcagcagattctttaccactgagccaccagggaagccctgtgtgtgtatttttaaattaaatttaatttgtttattatttttggctgtgctgggtctttgttgctgcacgggcttttctctagttgcagagagcagggctactctctagttgcggtgtatAGACTTATGGCGGTGGCTTTTCTTGAtgcagagcaccggctctagggtacacgggcttcagtagttgcggctcctaggctctagagcacaggctgaatagctgtggtgcacgggctttgcTGC from Muntiacus reevesi chromosome 2, mMunRee1.1, whole genome shotgun sequence harbors:
- the ERICH4 gene encoding glutamate-rich protein 4 codes for the protein MPGGAPPPSTALYSPPSAPNSPGARSLWTLLLPVPGCRSSEAMELWKKLRQAGLVPPGLGPPPRALRGVPPAEKVGQTLASPGAGAGGARESLLWIWEELGNLRRVDVQLLGQLCSLGLEMGALREELVAFLEEEAEENTEEEEEEDRELKGKLEGASSPVPGHHRPPDFEMTI